One segment of Variovorax paradoxus DNA contains the following:
- a CDS encoding LysR family transcriptional regulator, whose product MKALDSLRIFVIVQRKGSLSAAGRSLSLSPATISRRISALEEELGVQLVDRTSRNLKVTEAGQAFLEHAEVVLEAMARAEEAARNSKQLPEGRLRIHSRMQIGLRVIGPLLPGFAQQHPDIQLELELSEHPVNLVEQDFDIDIRTGESNDSNFVIKRLLSSDEVLVASPAFMKVHKRIRHPNDLMQVRCLTYRREHEAVTWKYIDEQGVQQELPIQGVLSSNNGELLRLAAIGGMGIALLSEPTVRSGIQDGTLVRLLPEYRFAVRAFSNGVYAVFRQSRTLPLKVRAFVDFMAEALRENDGA is encoded by the coding sequence ATGAAGGCCCTCGATTCGCTGCGGATCTTCGTGATCGTCCAGAGGAAGGGCAGCCTCTCCGCGGCCGGCCGCAGCCTGAGCCTGTCGCCCGCCACCATCTCGCGGCGCATCAGCGCGCTCGAGGAGGAACTCGGCGTCCAGCTGGTCGACCGCACCAGCCGCAACCTGAAGGTGACCGAGGCCGGCCAGGCCTTCCTGGAACACGCGGAGGTGGTGCTGGAGGCCATGGCGCGGGCCGAGGAGGCGGCGCGCAACTCCAAGCAGCTGCCCGAGGGCCGCCTGCGCATCCATTCGCGCATGCAGATCGGGCTGCGCGTCATCGGGCCGCTGCTGCCGGGCTTCGCGCAGCAGCACCCCGACATCCAGCTCGAGCTCGAACTGTCGGAGCACCCGGTCAACCTGGTCGAGCAGGACTTCGACATCGACATCCGCACCGGCGAGTCGAACGATTCGAACTTCGTCATCAAGCGCCTGCTCAGCAGCGACGAGGTGCTGGTGGCGAGCCCCGCCTTCATGAAGGTGCACAAGCGCATCCGCCACCCGAACGACCTGATGCAGGTGCGCTGCCTCACCTACCGCCGCGAGCACGAGGCGGTTACCTGGAAGTACATCGACGAACAGGGCGTGCAGCAGGAACTCCCCATCCAGGGCGTGCTGAGCTCGAACAACGGCGAGCTGCTGCGGCTGGCCGCCATCGGCGGCATGGGGATCGCGCTGCTGTCGGAGCCCACGGTGCGCAGCGGCATCCAGGACGGCACTCTGGTGCGGCTGCTGCCCGAGTACCGCTTCGCGGTGCGCGCGTTCTCGAACGGCGTCTATGCCGTGTTCCGCCAGAGCCGCACGCTGCCCCTGAAGGTGCGGGCCTTCGTCGACTTCATGGCCGAGGCGCTGCGCGAGAACGACGGCGCCTGA
- a CDS encoding LLM class flavin-dependent oxidoreductase: MDFGIFILMQQRNKHKTSHQILRDAVEQTRVADELGFGAAWYAEHHFSNYGLCSSPLTMIAHCAAVTRNIRLGTGIVVAPLYQPARLIADVAMVDQLSNGRLNLGIGSGYQHFEFERFGVSLDTAKARTLEMLDMLELGLKQPKFSYDGEFYQQPMSAISQRAVQQPMPPMWITSVDPTFVTRAVRGGHHVFVSGGDGGVEKLRATRNLIDKVALAEGKDPAQVKVGVLRAAYASDNKDEVERYLDCARFQRRIAVSLKRRTAQVADDYQVEEGIVEGESSLEEMRANLPVGSVDQVIERVVKEIRTLKPCHYAFQTQMGDFDHPTMLRQLELWAKVIMPAVQREIANDPPHVAQVEPELAAA, from the coding sequence ATGGATTTCGGAATCTTCATATTGATGCAGCAGCGGAACAAGCACAAGACGTCCCACCAGATCCTGCGCGACGCCGTGGAGCAGACGCGCGTGGCCGACGAACTGGGCTTCGGGGCCGCGTGGTACGCCGAGCACCATTTCAGCAACTACGGCCTGTGCTCCTCGCCGCTGACCATGATCGCCCATTGCGCCGCGGTCACCCGCAACATCCGGCTGGGAACGGGCATTGTCGTCGCACCGCTGTACCAGCCCGCGCGCCTCATTGCCGACGTGGCCATGGTCGACCAGCTGTCCAACGGCCGGCTCAACCTGGGCATCGGCTCGGGCTACCAGCACTTCGAGTTCGAGCGCTTCGGCGTCTCGCTCGACACCGCCAAGGCGCGCACGCTCGAGATGCTCGACATGCTCGAGCTGGGCCTGAAGCAGCCCAAGTTCAGCTACGACGGCGAGTTCTACCAGCAGCCCATGAGCGCTATCAGCCAGCGCGCGGTGCAGCAGCCGATGCCCCCGATGTGGATCACCAGCGTCGACCCCACCTTCGTGACCCGCGCGGTGCGCGGCGGCCACCATGTGTTCGTCTCGGGCGGCGACGGCGGCGTGGAGAAGCTGCGCGCGACCCGCAACCTGATCGACAAGGTCGCGCTCGCCGAGGGCAAGGACCCGGCGCAGGTGAAGGTCGGCGTGCTGCGCGCGGCCTACGCCAGCGACAACAAGGACGAGGTGGAGCGCTACCTCGACTGCGCACGCTTCCAGCGCCGCATTGCCGTGAGCCTGAAGCGCCGCACCGCGCAGGTGGCCGACGACTATCAGGTCGAGGAAGGCATCGTCGAAGGCGAATCGAGCCTCGAGGAAATGCGCGCCAACCTGCCGGTGGGTTCGGTGGATCAGGTGATCGAGCGTGTGGTGAAGGAGATCCGCACGCTCAAGCCCTGCCACTACGCCTTCCAGACGCAGATGGGCGACTTCGACCACCCGACCATGCTGCGCCAGCTGGAGCTGTGGGCCAAGGTGATCATGCCCGCTGTGCAGCGCGAGATCGCGAACGACCCGCCGCACGTGGCGCAGGTCGAGCCCGAACTCGCCGCGGCCTGA
- a CDS encoding tripartite tricarboxylate transporter substrate-binding protein, with protein sequence MKRRDLLSMLPAGIVGGAMLPRLAAAQPASPELPRTIRLVVGYPAGGTADAVARIYAEGLQKRLGVNVIVDNKPGAGGQLAAEQFRTLRPDGTALLLGNSHMFSTLPLTSRTVRYDPVKDFAPVARLATFEVALAVSAAQPARTLKEYIALARATPQARSFGVPAAGSSPHFVGYVVGKQEGVELLPVPYKGGAPLLADLIGNQIPAAVDALGGLLPSHKTGKIRVLAVTGPQRSKSVPEVPTFGELGFRSLGSSSWVGLFAPPGTAQAFVERINAGVLEVAALPATTANLATAGFDTAAGSPQQLHEAVRSELALWQPIIRESGFQID encoded by the coding sequence ATGAAGCGACGCGACCTCTTGTCCATGCTGCCTGCCGGCATCGTGGGCGGTGCCATGCTGCCGCGCCTTGCCGCCGCGCAGCCGGCCTCGCCGGAGCTGCCGCGCACGATCCGGCTCGTGGTCGGCTATCCGGCCGGCGGCACGGCGGACGCGGTTGCGCGCATCTACGCCGAAGGCCTGCAGAAGCGCCTGGGAGTCAATGTCATCGTGGACAACAAGCCCGGTGCCGGCGGGCAGCTCGCGGCCGAGCAGTTCCGCACGCTGCGTCCGGACGGCACCGCGCTGCTGCTCGGCAACAGCCACATGTTCTCGACCCTGCCGCTGACCTCGCGCACGGTGCGCTACGACCCGGTGAAGGACTTCGCGCCGGTGGCCCGGCTCGCCACCTTCGAGGTCGCGCTGGCGGTGAGCGCCGCGCAGCCGGCGAGAACCCTGAAGGAGTACATCGCGCTGGCGCGCGCCACGCCGCAGGCGCGCAGTTTCGGCGTGCCCGCCGCGGGCAGCTCGCCGCATTTCGTGGGCTACGTGGTCGGAAAGCAGGAAGGCGTCGAACTCCTGCCGGTGCCCTACAAGGGCGGCGCGCCGCTGCTGGCGGACCTGATCGGCAACCAGATTCCGGCCGCCGTGGATGCGCTCGGCGGCCTCCTGCCCTCGCACAAGACCGGCAAGATCCGCGTGCTGGCGGTGACCGGGCCGCAGCGCAGCAAGAGCGTGCCCGAGGTCCCGACCTTCGGCGAACTGGGCTTCAGGTCGCTGGGCAGCTCGAGCTGGGTCGGCCTGTTCGCACCGCCCGGCACGGCACAGGCCTTCGTCGAGCGCATCAACGCGGGCGTGCTCGAGGTCGCCGCGCTGCCGGCCACCACCGCCAACCTGGCCACCGCGGGCTTCGACACCGCCGCCGGCAGCCCGCAGCAGCTGCACGAGGCGGTGCGCAGCGAGCTCGCGCTGTGGCAGCCGATCATTCGCGAATCCGGATTCCAGATCGATTGA
- a CDS encoding SMP-30/gluconolactonase/LRE family protein — MDAWTVRELGTTRDLLGESPCWDARAGAVCWIDSLAGTLHRHWPGTGESESHSLPAPVGSVALCESGAVLVALQHGFARYRFDTRELQRLGRIDTEHPGVRLNDGKCDPWGNFVAGTLHVHRQPGEPIGGGLYRLRPGGEIELLADGFALTNGPCFSPDGRTFYVADSPLRTIWAYDYSPHGPLANRRAFAQTEGFASGPDGATVDAEGFVWSVLPRAGAMARFAPDGRVERVVELPATHPTSLCFGGAKLDKAFVTSLSKSTNLSGDRPQDGALFEVGGLPAPGLPPHLFGG; from the coding sequence ATGGATGCATGGACTGTTCGGGAACTCGGCACGACCCGGGACCTGCTGGGCGAGAGCCCCTGCTGGGATGCGCGCGCGGGCGCCGTCTGCTGGATCGACTCGCTGGCCGGCACGCTGCACCGCCACTGGCCCGGCACCGGCGAATCCGAAAGCCACAGCCTGCCCGCACCGGTCGGTTCGGTCGCACTGTGCGAAAGCGGCGCCGTGCTCGTGGCGCTGCAGCACGGCTTCGCGCGCTATCGCTTCGACACGCGCGAACTGCAGCGCCTCGGACGGATCGACACCGAGCACCCGGGCGTGCGCCTCAACGACGGCAAGTGCGATCCGTGGGGCAACTTCGTGGCCGGCACGCTGCATGTGCACCGCCAGCCGGGCGAGCCGATCGGCGGCGGTCTCTACCGCCTGCGCCCCGGCGGCGAGATCGAATTGCTCGCCGACGGCTTCGCGCTGACCAACGGGCCGTGCTTCAGCCCCGACGGCCGCACTTTCTACGTGGCCGACAGCCCGCTGCGCACGATCTGGGCCTACGACTATTCACCGCACGGGCCGCTCGCCAATCGCCGCGCCTTCGCGCAGACCGAGGGCTTCGCCTCCGGGCCCGACGGCGCCACCGTGGACGCCGAAGGCTTCGTCTGGAGCGTGCTGCCGCGCGCGGGCGCCATGGCGCGCTTCGCGCCCGACGGTCGCGTGGAGCGGGTGGTCGAGCTGCCCGCAACGCATCCCACCAGCCTGTGCTTCGGCGGCGCGAAGCTCGACAAAGCCTTCGTCACTTCGCTGTCGAAGAGCACCAACCTGTCGGGCGACCGGCCGCAGGATGGCGCGCTGTTCGAAGTGGGCGGGCTGCCGGCGCCCGGCCTGCCGCCGCACCTGTTCGGCGGCTGA
- a CDS encoding acyl-CoA dehydrogenase family protein, whose translation MSNDDTHGAEGAGADPYADFRRELAEFARSACPAEIRAVVAAGQKVTKREYLGWQQILTARGWGAPSWPTEHGGTGWDIMQRLIFEETMAEADCPPLYHHGLGHIGPVIIRFGTPEQKARFLPRILDGSDWWCQGYSEPGSGSDLASLSTSARLDGDEYVINGQKIWTSHAHEANMIYMLVRTSKEAKKQDGISLILVPMDTPGITVRPIRSIDGWHHLNEVFFDEVRVRADNLIGEVGKGWTCAKFLLERERLPPANVARLELVRRQVTRVVEEAARAAAGKRDFSSLRYRLLLAEADVKGARVLLANATDDLKNQRPLGVQPSVIKLMCSDVAQRLTTIALDAVGPDAAHRFLVDEGEGEPGATWVQNYLFTRARTIAGGTSEVQRNVVANELLGA comes from the coding sequence ATGTCGAACGACGACACCCACGGCGCCGAAGGCGCCGGGGCCGACCCCTACGCGGATTTCCGCCGCGAGCTCGCCGAGTTCGCGCGCAGCGCATGCCCGGCCGAGATCCGCGCCGTCGTGGCCGCGGGCCAGAAGGTCACCAAGCGCGAGTACCTCGGCTGGCAGCAGATCCTCACCGCCAGGGGCTGGGGCGCACCGAGCTGGCCGACCGAGCACGGCGGCACCGGCTGGGACATCATGCAGCGGCTGATCTTCGAGGAGACCATGGCCGAGGCCGACTGCCCGCCGCTGTACCACCACGGCCTGGGCCACATCGGCCCGGTCATCATCCGCTTCGGAACGCCCGAGCAGAAGGCGCGATTCCTGCCGCGCATCCTCGACGGCTCCGACTGGTGGTGCCAGGGCTACTCCGAGCCGGGCTCGGGCTCGGACCTGGCCTCGCTCAGCACCAGTGCCCGGCTCGACGGCGACGAATACGTCATCAACGGCCAGAAGATCTGGACCTCGCACGCGCACGAAGCCAACATGATCTACATGCTGGTGCGCACCTCGAAGGAGGCGAAGAAGCAGGACGGCATCTCGCTGATCCTCGTGCCCATGGACACGCCCGGCATCACCGTGCGGCCCATTCGCAGCATCGACGGCTGGCACCACCTCAACGAAGTGTTCTTCGACGAGGTGCGCGTGCGCGCCGACAACCTGATCGGCGAAGTCGGCAAGGGCTGGACCTGCGCCAAGTTCCTGCTCGAGCGCGAACGGCTGCCCCCGGCCAACGTGGCGCGGCTGGAGCTGGTGCGCCGCCAGGTCACGCGCGTGGTCGAAGAAGCGGCCCGGGCCGCGGCCGGCAAGCGTGACTTCAGCAGCCTGCGCTACCGCCTGCTTCTGGCCGAGGCCGACGTGAAGGGCGCGCGCGTGCTGCTCGCCAACGCCACCGACGACCTGAAGAACCAGCGCCCGCTGGGCGTGCAGCCGTCGGTCATCAAGCTCATGTGCAGCGACGTCGCGCAGCGCCTGACGACCATCGCGCTCGATGCGGTCGGGCCCGATGCCGCGCACCGCTTCCTGGTCGATGAAGGCGAGGGCGAGCCCGGCGCCACCTGGGTGCAGAACTACCTCTTCACCCGCGCCCGCA
- a CDS encoding DUF2817 domain-containing protein, with amino-acid sequence MQADMLFSADYATARDKFRAACTLRGLEPQAFVHPLAGAQGEPLATDVVRVGPADARRVLVLTSGVHGVELFAGAGCQIDWLLTHGASDLPRDTAVVLVHAINPWGASWLRRYTEDNVDLCRNFIDHSAAPPSPAYAPLHAAIDLDPDDADAAARGDALLADFAAARGDEALYNALMAGQYGLPHGMGFGGRAPTWSRLAIEAVLRRHGASATDVCLVDYHTGLGPYGYGSIVALQQGADLARMREAFGRWVVAVHESDAPEDFAPVTGHSTPGYERALPQARVTAAVLEFGTGRPQRMLDLLVRDQREWASGTGRTTLSEVRRELLEFFYPEDAAWQRGLVDQSRRIIGMALQFLARAP; translated from the coding sequence ATGCAAGCCGACATGCTCTTCAGCGCCGACTACGCCACGGCGCGCGACAAGTTCCGCGCGGCCTGCACCTTGCGCGGCCTCGAACCGCAGGCCTTCGTGCACCCGCTGGCGGGCGCGCAGGGCGAGCCGCTGGCGACCGACGTGGTGCGCGTGGGCCCGGCCGATGCCCGGCGCGTGCTGGTGCTGACCTCGGGCGTGCACGGGGTCGAGCTCTTCGCCGGCGCGGGCTGCCAGATCGACTGGCTGCTGACGCATGGCGCCTCCGACCTGCCGCGCGACACCGCCGTGGTGCTGGTGCATGCCATCAACCCGTGGGGCGCATCCTGGCTGCGGCGCTACACCGAAGACAACGTCGATCTCTGCCGCAACTTCATCGACCACTCGGCCGCGCCGCCGTCGCCCGCCTACGCGCCGCTGCACGCGGCGATCGACCTCGATCCGGACGACGCCGATGCCGCAGCCCGGGGCGACGCGCTGCTCGCGGACTTCGCCGCCGCCAGGGGCGACGAAGCGCTCTACAACGCGCTGATGGCCGGCCAGTACGGCCTGCCGCACGGCATGGGCTTCGGCGGCCGGGCGCCGACATGGTCGCGGCTGGCCATCGAGGCGGTGCTGCGCCGCCATGGCGCCAGCGCCACCGATGTGTGCCTGGTCGACTACCACACCGGCCTGGGGCCGTACGGCTACGGCTCGATCGTGGCGCTGCAGCAGGGCGCGGACCTGGCGCGCATGCGCGAGGCTTTCGGCCGCTGGGTGGTCGCGGTGCACGAGAGCGACGCTCCCGAAGACTTCGCGCCCGTCACCGGGCATTCCACGCCGGGCTACGAACGCGCACTGCCGCAGGCGCGCGTGACGGCCGCGGTGCTGGAGTTCGGCACCGGGCGGCCGCAACGCATGCTCGATCTGCTGGTGCGCGACCAGCGCGAATGGGCCTCGGGCACGGGCCGGACGACGCTGTCGGAGGTGCGGCGCGAACTGCTCGAATTCTTCTACCCCGAAGACGCCGCATGGCAGCGCGGCCTCGTCGACCAGTCGCGCCGGATCATCGGCATGGCGCTGCAGTTTCTCGCGCGCGCGCCCTGA
- a CDS encoding flavin reductase, with protein MTQAMTHAVPQAGPAAVAPIEPMLFRQLLGCFPTGVAVITTRDAVGRPVGLTCNSFSSVSLEPPLVLFSLRKASSLVGAFREGEGFAINILSQRQDALSGRFASSRIADKFEGVAWRPGPLGMPVIDDCLASFECSVHACHDAGDHHIFIGEVKHMGGGSADHALVFYKGAYMMLAESLRTLVVQGRLGSADLDEAYRTLYGTLLRLACDRATDAELDAVEKAVDDIERHQGTDTLAQRIESASRFFCAIADAGHNEALMLMAQTMTSILRERMTHVIPVLPRPDLFPLRRRVVHCLRRRDADGAVAALDELITKLRKDAPVASPAAAA; from the coding sequence ATGACCCAAGCCATGACCCACGCCGTACCCCAAGCCGGGCCCGCAGCGGTGGCTCCGATCGAGCCGATGCTGTTCCGCCAGCTGCTGGGCTGCTTTCCCACCGGCGTGGCCGTCATCACGACGCGCGACGCCGTCGGGCGCCCGGTGGGCCTGACCTGCAACTCGTTCAGCTCGGTGTCGCTGGAGCCGCCGCTGGTGCTGTTCAGCCTGCGCAAGGCCAGCAGCCTGGTGGGTGCCTTCCGCGAGGGCGAGGGCTTCGCCATCAACATCCTGTCGCAGCGGCAGGACGCGCTCTCGGGTCGCTTCGCCTCCAGCAGGATCGCCGACAAGTTCGAAGGCGTGGCCTGGCGCCCGGGTCCGCTCGGCATGCCGGTGATCGACGACTGCCTGGCGAGCTTCGAGTGCAGCGTGCATGCATGCCACGACGCGGGCGACCACCACATCTTCATCGGCGAGGTGAAGCACATGGGCGGTGGCAGCGCCGACCACGCGCTGGTGTTCTACAAGGGCGCCTACATGATGCTGGCGGAGTCGCTGCGCACGCTGGTCGTGCAGGGGCGGCTGGGTTCCGCGGACCTCGACGAGGCCTACCGCACGCTGTACGGCACGCTGCTGCGCCTGGCCTGCGATCGCGCCACCGACGCCGAGCTCGACGCGGTGGAGAAGGCCGTGGACGACATCGAGCGCCACCAGGGCACCGACACGCTCGCGCAACGCATCGAATCGGCCAGCCGCTTCTTCTGCGCCATCGCGGACGCGGGCCACAACGAGGCGCTCATGCTGATGGCGCAGACCATGACCAGCATCCTGCGCGAGCGCATGACGCACGTCATCCCGGTGCTGCCCCGGCCCGACCTGTTCCCGCTGCGCCGCCGCGTGGTGCATTGCCTGCGCCGGCGCGATGCCGACGGCGCGGTGGCCGCACTGGACGAACTCATCACCAAGCTGCGCAAGGACGCGCCGGTGGCCAGCCCGGCCGCGGCGGCCTGA
- a CDS encoding pyridoxal-phosphate dependent enzyme yields MSTPNPTAAATAVPDVDLDLDAIRETARANAGALLRTPVAPLHGATVERLLGRADVVMKLELFQRTGTFKARGALNSVRRLTPAQKALGITAVSAGNHAVAAAFAAREAGVSARIVIQASANPARAALARSYGAELLVAPDGATGFAMAEALVRDEQRSFIHPFEGEAVSLGTATLGLEFAEQAPDLDVVLVAVGGGGLASGVATAVRKLLPSCRVIGVEPEGADVMRRSFEAGSPQRMDKLSTIADSLAPPMTLPMAYGLCRRYMERIVTVSDDEICRAMAVMFRDAKLAVEPAGATALAALLGPLRDELRGARTGLIVCGANLDAATYAQQLARGELLLDA; encoded by the coding sequence ATGAGCACACCCAATCCCACCGCCGCCGCCACCGCCGTCCCCGACGTCGACCTCGACCTCGACGCCATCCGCGAAACCGCCCGCGCCAACGCCGGCGCGCTGCTGCGCACGCCCGTCGCGCCGCTGCACGGCGCCACCGTCGAGCGCCTGCTGGGGCGTGCCGACGTCGTCATGAAGCTCGAGCTGTTCCAGCGCACCGGCACCTTCAAGGCGCGGGGCGCGCTGAACTCGGTCCGGCGCCTGACGCCCGCGCAGAAAGCGCTCGGCATCACCGCCGTGAGCGCCGGCAACCATGCGGTGGCCGCGGCGTTCGCGGCGCGCGAGGCCGGCGTGAGCGCCAGGATCGTGATCCAGGCATCCGCCAACCCCGCCCGCGCGGCCCTGGCCCGTTCGTACGGCGCCGAACTGCTGGTCGCGCCCGACGGTGCCACCGGTTTCGCCATGGCCGAGGCGCTGGTGCGCGACGAGCAGCGCAGCTTCATCCACCCCTTCGAGGGAGAGGCCGTGTCGCTGGGCACGGCCACGCTGGGCCTCGAGTTCGCCGAGCAGGCGCCGGACCTCGACGTGGTGCTGGTCGCCGTGGGCGGCGGCGGGCTCGCCAGCGGCGTGGCCACGGCGGTGCGCAAGCTGCTGCCGTCGTGCCGCGTGATCGGCGTCGAGCCCGAGGGCGCCGACGTCATGCGGCGCAGCTTCGAAGCCGGTTCGCCGCAACGCATGGACAAGCTCTCGACCATCGCCGACAGCCTGGCGCCGCCGATGACCTTGCCGATGGCCTACGGCCTGTGCCGCCGCTACATGGAACGCATCGTCACCGTGAGCGACGACGAGATCTGCCGCGCCATGGCGGTGATGTTCCGCGACGCCAAGCTGGCCGTCGAGCCGGCCGGTGCCACGGCCCTTGCCGCCCTGCTGGGGCCGCTGCGCGACGAACTGCGCGGCGCACGCACCGGGCTCATCGTCTGCGGCGCCAATCTCGATGCCGCGACCTATGCGCAGCAACTCGCTCGCGGAGAGCTGTTGCTGGACGCCTGA
- a CDS encoding CaiB/BaiF CoA transferase family protein encodes MKEPTAPPPLQGIRVVELGNYIAGPGTAMSLGDLGAEMLKIESLDGDMARHTGHFGHAMLRAYNRSKKSIALDLRQPRGLEIARRLIAGADVVVQNLRPGAADALGLGAEALRAAHPGLVHVSISGFPADAPSRDRPGYDIAAQAESGLMAVTGEPQGLPQKVGATIVDTATVQVATQAILAALFRRERTGHGETIRVSLLEVALNLQLANWSDYLVRGVEPTRSGDGQPLSAPAADIFRTRDGMVVISAYVQAHWVRLCETIGCPELATDARFATNELRVQNRPAMKAAVSGRLAHYGTGECVQLLTRHSIVVGVVRSYADALAGADFRASRMVIEAAPDGELPGYASFGLPYELCDTPRRATRAAPAHGAHTEELLREAGYGAQEIEALREARVVKTAP; translated from the coding sequence ATGAAAGAACCCACCGCTCCCCCGCCCCTGCAGGGCATCCGCGTCGTCGAGCTCGGCAACTACATCGCCGGGCCCGGCACCGCGATGTCGCTGGGCGACCTCGGCGCCGAGATGCTGAAGATCGAATCGCTGGACGGCGACATGGCGCGCCACACCGGCCACTTCGGGCACGCGATGCTGCGCGCCTACAACCGCAGCAAGAAGTCGATCGCGCTCGACCTGCGGCAGCCGCGCGGGCTGGAGATCGCGCGCCGCCTGATCGCCGGTGCCGACGTGGTGGTGCAGAACCTGCGCCCCGGCGCTGCCGACGCGCTCGGACTGGGCGCAGAGGCGCTGCGCGCGGCGCATCCGGGCCTCGTCCATGTGTCGATCAGCGGGTTTCCCGCGGACGCGCCCTCGCGCGACCGGCCGGGCTACGACATCGCCGCGCAGGCCGAGAGCGGGCTGATGGCCGTCACCGGCGAGCCGCAGGGCCTGCCACAGAAGGTGGGCGCCACCATCGTCGACACCGCCACGGTGCAGGTGGCGACGCAGGCGATCCTGGCGGCGCTGTTCCGCCGCGAGCGCACCGGCCATGGCGAGACCATCCGCGTATCGCTTCTGGAAGTGGCGCTGAACCTGCAGCTGGCCAACTGGAGCGACTACCTCGTGCGCGGCGTGGAGCCCACGCGCAGCGGCGACGGCCAGCCGCTGAGCGCGCCGGCGGCCGACATCTTCCGCACGCGCGACGGCATGGTGGTGATCTCGGCCTACGTGCAGGCGCACTGGGTGCGGCTGTGCGAGACCATCGGCTGCCCCGAACTGGCGACCGACGCGCGCTTTGCCACCAACGAACTGCGCGTGCAGAACCGGCCCGCGATGAAGGCGGCGGTGAGCGGGCGGCTCGCGCACTACGGCACCGGCGAGTGCGTGCAGCTGCTCACGCGCCACAGCATCGTGGTGGGCGTGGTGCGCAGCTACGCCGATGCGCTGGCCGGCGCCGACTTCCGCGCCAGCCGCATGGTGATCGAGGCGGCGCCCGACGGCGAGCTGCCCGGCTACGCCAGCTTCGGCCTGCCCTACGAGCTGTGCGACACACCGCGCCGCGCCACCCGCGCGGCACCCGCGCACGGCGCGCACACCGAGGAACTGCTGCGCGAGGCGGGATACGGCGCACAAGAGATCGAGGCGCTGCGCGAAGCGCGGGTCGTGAAGACCGCGCCCTGA
- a CDS encoding RidA family protein → MPHACLPAAPIAPFFSSARRDGDWVFVSGQMAFDEHSRIAGDTVGDQTRRCLARIEHILCAEGLGLADVLKTTVWLGRVTDFIEFNASYAEVFATTKAPAPARSTVRADLMVPGALVEIEAIARNRPLAGD, encoded by the coding sequence ATGCCCCATGCTTGCCTGCCGGCCGCGCCGATCGCGCCCTTCTTCTCCTCCGCCCGCCGCGACGGCGACTGGGTCTTCGTCAGCGGCCAGATGGCCTTCGACGAGCACTCGCGCATCGCGGGCGACACCGTCGGCGACCAGACCCGGCGCTGCCTGGCCCGCATCGAGCACATCCTTTGCGCCGAAGGCCTCGGCCTTGCCGACGTGCTGAAGACCACGGTGTGGCTCGGCCGGGTCACGGACTTCATCGAGTTCAACGCCAGCTACGCGGAGGTCTTCGCCACGACGAAGGCACCGGCGCCGGCGCGCTCCACCGTGCGCGCCGACCTCATGGTGCCGGGCGCGCTGGTCGAGATCGAGGCCATTGCGCGCAACCGCCCACTCGCCGGAGACTGA